One window from the genome of Bacteroidota bacterium encodes:
- a CDS encoding 3-oxoacyl-ACP synthase: protein MINIKQQLYNLCLEALNTRIEVAKKAMEDAQNSANEEGKSSMGDKYETARAMGQIVRDMNAKQLNEALKELATLKLINPETQQTVIQPGSVAITGSGNYFIAVSAGMLKVDGKTWVALSPATPLAQVLLNKKAGDTFEFRGKKEKVVEVG from the coding sequence ATGATTAATATCAAACAACAATTATATAACCTTTGCCTTGAGGCATTGAATACCCGTATTGAGGTGGCTAAGAAGGCGATGGAGGATGCCCAAAACTCAGCGAATGAGGAGGGCAAAAGCTCTATGGGGGATAAGTACGAAACCGCCCGTGCTATGGGGCAGATTGTGCGCGATATGAATGCCAAACAACTGAACGAGGCATTGAAAGAGCTGGCTACACTAAAACTCATAAATCCTGAAACACAACAAACCGTCATACAACCGGGTAGTGTGGCCATCACCGGCAGTGGAAATTATTTTATTGCCGTAAGTGCGGGTATGCTGAAAGTGGATGGGAAAACATGGGTAGCCCTTTCTCCCGCCACACCGTTGGCGCAAGTACTGTTAAACAAAAAAGCCGGAGATACTTTTGAGTTTAGAGGAAAAAAAGAAAAGGTGGTAGAAGTAGGGTAG
- a CDS encoding DUF4260 domain-containing protein, with the protein MKTTLKLEEAAQFALGIIVFSQLPYAWWVFAALILTPDIGMLGYTVNNKVGAAVYNLFHHKALALIIAVLGFYLKSDATALTGVILFSHAAMDRMMGYGLKFETGFKFTHLGNIGKPDLQA; encoded by the coding sequence ATGAAAACAACATTAAAATTAGAAGAAGCCGCCCAGTTTGCTTTGGGCATTATAGTATTCTCACAACTACCCTACGCTTGGTGGGTATTTGCTGCTCTTATTCTTACCCCTGATATTGGTATGCTGGGTTATACCGTAAACAATAAAGTGGGGGCTGCCGTTTACAATCTGTTCCACCACAAAGCTCTTGCGCTGATTATTGCCGTTTTGGGTTTTTACCTGAAAAGTGATGCTACTGCACTTACCGGAGTAATTTTATTCAGCCATGCCGCAATGGACAGAATGATGGGCTATGGTTTGAAATTTGAAACCGGTTTTAAGTTTACCCACTTAGGCAACATAGGTAAACCCGATTTGCAAGCGTAA
- a CDS encoding Crp/Fnr family transcriptional regulator: MELQQAIRRFIGLDEESLQDIASYFKPLHLPKGAFWVKAGQVSTQVGWVKEGLLRTWYEVDGEEITHWISEEGYFDTSLSSFSFKTPSRWNLQAITDCELLVLDCDDHRELLNKYTQWRIFESQLLIFSYLGLEERMFSQLHQTAEERYEKLLIERPELAARAPLQHLASMLGMKPETLSRLRKKQTTRIS, from the coding sequence ATGGAACTGCAACAAGCCATACGCCGTTTTATAGGCCTTGATGAAGAGAGCTTGCAAGACATTGCCTCGTACTTTAAACCATTACACTTGCCTAAAGGTGCCTTTTGGGTAAAAGCCGGACAAGTAAGCACACAAGTGGGTTGGGTAAAAGAAGGTTTGTTGCGCACTTGGTATGAGGTTGATGGAGAAGAAATTACCCACTGGATTAGCGAAGAAGGATATTTTGATACCTCACTCAGCAGCTTTAGTTTTAAAACACCAAGCCGTTGGAATTTGCAAGCTATTACTGACTGTGAGCTTTTAGTACTGGATTGCGACGACCACCGCGAATTGCTGAACAAATACACCCAGTGGCGCATTTTTGAAAGTCAGCTATTGATTTTTAGTTACTTGGGATTAGAGGAACGAATGTTCTCGCAACTGCACCAAACCGCAGAAGAGCGTTATGAGAAACTACTGATTGAACGTCCTGAACTGGCCGCCCGTGCACCTTTGCAACACTTGGCAAGTATGTTGGGCATGAAACCCGAAACCCTGAGTCGTTTACGTAAAAAACAAACCACCCGCATTTCTTGA
- a CDS encoding redoxin domain-containing protein, whose amino-acid sequence MRRLLTLVLMVLAFAAAKAQYTVYVFLGESCPICQYHTLTLNTLSAEYAGKGVTVVGLFPNPDSDSATIDSFRREYQLTFELRKDIGRQYMNRLGATITPQVFVVNETTGIVHYKGRIDDKYTTLGKRKTTPAVPDLKNALDALLAGKTAPVTETTAVGCYIDSEY is encoded by the coding sequence ATGAGGCGATTATTAACCCTTGTATTGATGGTGCTTGCTTTTGCCGCTGCAAAAGCTCAATACACTGTATATGTATTTTTGGGTGAAAGTTGCCCCATTTGCCAATACCACACCCTTACTTTAAATACCCTTAGTGCAGAATATGCAGGCAAAGGAGTTACAGTGGTAGGCTTGTTTCCAAACCCTGATTCTGACTCCGCTACTATTGATAGCTTCCGTCGCGAATACCAACTTACTTTTGAACTACGAAAAGATATTGGCCGCCAATACATGAACCGATTAGGGGCTACAATAACCCCGCAAGTATTTGTGGTGAATGAAACCACAGGGATAGTGCACTACAAAGGCCGTATTGACGATAAGTACACTACATTGGGTAAACGCAAAACTACTCCCGCAGTGCCTGACCTAAAAAACGCGCTGGATGCCTTGCTGGCAGGTAAAACCGCTCCCGTAACGGAAACTACCGCTGTAGGCTGTTACATTGATAGTGAATATTAA
- a CDS encoding T9SS type A sorting domain-containing protein: MKKLTTFIIALLLTAVAFGQASKDYTVQIKLSVQKSPLRFTLLWNKAAAATQYKVFSKTPDALAWTELATLSASDTTYTDTTVKAGVAVEYQVVKFTPNYNGYGYLYAGDGIDEYNYRGKLLLMVDSNYRLPLATEIKLLQSDLRGDGWQVITRYVSRNSTPVKAKQHVIDLWQQDSINFKAVYLLGHIPVPYSGYVGPDGHSDHYGAWPADLYYSMADNSQWTDYVLNVKVSSSPRNYNTPGDGKFDADAINPGSAKLHVGRVDMYDMPVFGMSDTALTRRYLAKAHNFKLNKYPIVLRGFIEDAIGGFGGEAFVRGGWGSYSGMFGDSIREGDFLTELKTRPYMFSVTAGYGSYTTSSGIATSTDFVNDSLTAPFTSSFGSYFGDWDITNNLLKAHIASRSLILTSTWSGRPVYYHHQMALGLPVGYCATASANSPRNLYHSYYSSNGVTMGLMGDPTLRLHPITPATSLSATESCSNVSLNWTASTDTGIMAHRIYRAASVDGKYELIGQTTAANYVDASPLLGKNYYMVKALRLQKTPAGTYYNTSLGIIDSATFLPAPKLMLTVNDSEQCEFNNTFIIKKTQPQGYTLPYTERWWIDGQQKTYTDSLVESFVGAGSFNASVAVVSSGNCYDSTVLHLLVNPIPQSGITLVKGGSCTDSTNVQLLSPATGVSYTWAFSDGDTLYTQQVAKNFADSGWQTVQLIVEDLSTGCINNFENQTVYAKLKPAPKASILINNAAQCLNGNRFVIRNGIAAYPAPYTQSWRIDGQTEVFTDSLVKFFNTSGTYTLSYAVGINGCYDSTTTTLTVNTNPAAGFIALWEGQCADSNLLKLASNTFTDKYTWKFSDGDSIITSFPNALKTFTVGAGNYTVNLTTENTTTGCKSSITQNVSVLPKPAPVNITGNPFIQLGRPFTYKAQGQPTYNYTWSVSQTPDLLQANKDSITLRWDNTLLAAVIKLVVRDTNGCKSDTSYFNVWTIINSTNEVSNNAFEVYPIPVSNDVLYINNLAGIEGTTLVTVMDATGKTIFNKQTVLLQGENKMDVSNLAAGVYYISLQNGTQVFTQKIIKQ; encoded by the coding sequence GTGAAAAAACTAACCACATTCATTATTGCCCTGTTGCTAACTGCGGTTGCGTTTGGGCAAGCCTCTAAAGACTATACCGTACAAATTAAACTATCGGTACAAAAAAGTCCTTTGCGTTTCACTCTGTTGTGGAACAAAGCAGCAGCGGCTACCCAATACAAGGTGTTCTCAAAAACACCCGATGCCCTTGCATGGACAGAACTTGCAACACTTTCGGCATCAGACACCACCTATACCGATACAACAGTAAAGGCAGGAGTTGCGGTTGAGTACCAAGTAGTGAAGTTTACCCCAAATTACAATGGGTATGGCTATTTGTATGCCGGCGACGGAATTGACGAATACAACTACCGCGGCAAGCTATTATTGATGGTGGATAGTAATTACAGGTTGCCGCTTGCTACAGAGATTAAACTACTGCAAAGCGATTTGCGTGGCGATGGATGGCAGGTAATTACCCGTTATGTAAGCCGAAACTCAACTCCGGTAAAAGCTAAACAACACGTAATTGATTTGTGGCAGCAGGATTCGATAAATTTTAAAGCTGTTTACTTGTTAGGTCATATACCTGTTCCCTATTCTGGTTATGTAGGGCCTGACGGCCACAGCGACCACTACGGTGCTTGGCCTGCTGATTTGTATTACTCGATGGCGGATAACAGTCAATGGACAGACTATGTGTTGAACGTAAAGGTCTCTTCAAGCCCCCGCAACTACAATACCCCCGGCGACGGTAAATTTGATGCAGATGCAATAAACCCCGGAAGTGCCAAACTACACGTGGGTAGGGTGGATATGTATGATATGCCTGTTTTTGGCATGAGTGATACCGCGCTAACCCGCCGCTACCTTGCCAAAGCCCATAATTTTAAACTGAACAAATACCCTATTGTGCTGCGCGGTTTTATTGAAGACGCTATTGGCGGATTTGGCGGTGAAGCTTTTGTGCGCGGCGGCTGGGGCAGTTACTCAGGTATGTTTGGAGACTCTATTCGTGAGGGGGATTTTTTAACCGAGTTAAAGACCCGCCCCTATATGTTTTCAGTAACGGCTGGCTATGGTAGTTATACTACCAGTTCAGGCATCGCTACTTCAACCGATTTTGTAAACGACTCACTTACGGCTCCTTTTACCTCTTCATTCGGCAGTTATTTCGGCGATTGGGACATCACAAACAACCTGTTAAAGGCACACATTGCCTCACGTTCATTGATACTAACTTCTACATGGAGCGGCCGCCCTGTTTACTACCATCACCAAATGGCGTTAGGGCTTCCTGTAGGTTATTGCGCCACGGCATCGGCCAACTCGCCGCGCAACTTATACCACTCATACTATTCAAGCAACGGAGTTACCATGGGTTTAATGGGCGACCCTACTTTGCGATTACACCCCATTACGCCTGCTACTTCGTTATCGGCCACTGAAAGTTGCTCTAATGTATCATTAAACTGGACTGCTTCTACCGATACCGGAATCATGGCTCACCGCATCTACCGTGCTGCCTCTGTTGACGGTAAGTACGAATTAATCGGCCAAACCACTGCCGCAAACTATGTGGATGCTTCGCCCTTATTAGGTAAAAATTATTACATGGTAAAAGCCCTGCGCCTGCAAAAAACTCCTGCCGGAACGTATTACAATACTTCACTAGGAATTATTGACAGTGCTACCTTTTTACCTGCTCCAAAATTAATGTTGACGGTAAACGACAGCGAGCAGTGCGAATTCAACAACACATTTATTATTAAGAAAACCCAACCGCAAGGTTACACCCTCCCATACACCGAACGCTGGTGGATAGACGGGCAGCAAAAAACCTATACCGACTCTTTGGTTGAGAGTTTTGTAGGCGCAGGTTCATTTAATGCAAGCGTAGCAGTTGTTTCAAGCGGTAACTGTTACGACAGCACTGTTTTGCATTTGCTGGTTAATCCCATCCCTCAATCGGGCATTACCTTGGTAAAGGGCGGTTCTTGTACTGATAGTACCAACGTGCAACTGCTTTCACCCGCTACGGGCGTAAGCTATACATGGGCATTTTCTGACGGAGATACTTTGTACACCCAACAAGTGGCTAAAAACTTTGCCGACAGCGGCTGGCAAACGGTACAACTAATTGTTGAAGACCTTTCTACTGGATGTATCAACAACTTTGAAAACCAAACGGTGTATGCCAAGCTGAAACCTGCACCCAAAGCTTCGATACTAATTAATAATGCCGCCCAGTGCTTAAATGGCAACCGCTTTGTAATACGTAATGGCATTGCTGCATACCCTGCACCTTATACCCAAAGCTGGCGCATTGATGGGCAAACGGAGGTGTTTACTGATTCGTTGGTAAAGTTTTTTAATACTTCAGGCACTTACACGTTAAGCTATGCCGTAGGTATTAACGGCTGTTACGACAGCACAACCACTACCTTAACGGTGAATACCAATCCAGCTGCGGGTTTCATTGCACTGTGGGAAGGGCAATGTGCCGATAGTAATCTTTTGAAATTAGCCTCAAATACTTTCACCGATAAGTACACCTGGAAATTCTCTGACGGGGATTCTATAATAACCTCCTTCCCAAATGCACTAAAAACATTTACTGTAGGGGCAGGAAATTACACCGTCAATTTAACTACCGAAAATACTACCACTGGCTGCAAAAGCTCAATTACCCAAAATGTGAGTGTATTGCCCAAACCTGCTCCCGTAAACATTACGGGTAATCCGTTTATACAATTAGGCAGGCCGTTTACATACAAAGCCCAAGGCCAACCTACTTACAACTATACTTGGTCGGTAAGTCAAACCCCTGATTTGTTGCAAGCCAATAAAGACAGTATTACCCTGCGTTGGGATAACACCCTGCTGGCAGCAGTAATAAAACTGGTAGTACGCGATACCAACGGCTGCAAAAGCGATACCTCATATTTTAATGTGTGGACGATTATTAACAGCACCAACGAGGTGAGCAATAACGCCTTTGAAGTATACCCCATACCTGTAAGCAATGATGTGTTGTACATCAACAACCTTGCAGGTATAGAGGGAACAACCCTTGTTACGGTAATGGATGCGACAGGCAAGACCATCTTTAATAAACAAACAGTATTGCTGCAAGGCGAAAACAAGATGGATGTAAGTAATTTAGCGGCGGGTGTTTATTACATCAGTTTGCAAAACGGTACACAGGTATTCACCCAAAAAATTATTAAACAATAA
- a CDS encoding translation initiation factor — MSNKNKNKLGIMYSTDPDFEYNEESTEETNTLPPQQQRLRVMLDKKNRAGKAVTLVTGFVGTNDDLEALGKKLKNLCGSGGSAKDAEILVQGDHRDKILKWLLDNGYSQTKKAG; from the coding sequence ATGAGCAACAAGAACAAAAACAAATTGGGGATTATGTACAGCACCGACCCCGATTTTGAATACAACGAAGAATCTACGGAGGAAACCAACACTCTGCCCCCACAGCAACAAAGGTTAAGGGTGATGTTGGATAAAAAGAACCGTGCAGGCAAGGCCGTTACGCTGGTAACAGGTTTTGTGGGTACTAACGACGACTTAGAAGCTTTGGGCAAAAAACTGAAAAACCTTTGCGGAAGCGGAGGCAGTGCTAAGGACGCTGAAATACTGGTACAGGGAGACCACCGCGATAAAATACTGAAATGGCTGTTGGACAACGGCTACAGCCAAACCAAAAAAGCGGGTTGA
- a CDS encoding capsule assembly Wzi family protein, giving the protein MRFLLLFSALLAVSPLISQSTYTMSNNREYSHLIDRFEIMNGSPARKYWLYGGVHTSVKPLQRYEVGAMAEKLLGDSNRRYTKRDVFNLTYLLADNPDVQENEAVKGKPIVKYFYNYKAALYAFKAYEFSVFVNPVLNFTSGTEQVDGESRMIWQNTRGAEMRGQVGRRIGFYTYLTENQVKAPLYLADRTRAEGVFPGAGLTKPYKTDTNTFDFFEARGYVTFDITKLINFQFGHDRNFIGNGARSLVLSDFSKENLFLKIKTNVWRINYTNLFMQLNAFNTTLAKRDKRDKFMSFHHLSVNLGRRWNVGIFESIVFSRGDSATGNGRFDYNYLNPIIFYRAIEQSTGGVSSDNALLGFDVKFNATRSLSFYSQVILDELHIKQLRSNPGSWVNKFGVQAGMKYINAFTIPHLDIQLEANSVRPYTYQHFNTAQTYTNMGTPLAHPLGANFNEVLAIVRYQPANRINVTARAIYAKYGKDSAGRNFGGDVGKNYDTRYSDENNTIGQGVGNTLLWGELTASYMPAHNLFFDVRYIYRNVSSDIAAQSTTSSMLMVGMRLNFGLRGFEF; this is encoded by the coding sequence ATGCGCTTCTTACTCCTTTTTTCAGCACTGTTGGCGGTAAGCCCGTTGATTTCCCAATCAACCTACACGATGAGCAATAACCGCGAATATTCGCACTTGATTGACCGCTTCGAGATAATGAACGGCAGTCCGGCCCGCAAGTATTGGCTGTACGGCGGGGTGCACACCTCGGTGAAACCCTTGCAACGCTATGAAGTAGGTGCAATGGCTGAAAAGCTGTTGGGCGACAGCAACCGACGCTATACCAAGCGTGATGTGTTTAACCTAACGTATTTACTGGCCGATAATCCCGATGTGCAAGAAAATGAGGCGGTAAAAGGCAAGCCGATAGTAAAGTATTTTTATAACTATAAGGCTGCGTTGTATGCCTTTAAAGCGTACGAGTTTAGCGTGTTTGTAAATCCTGTGTTGAATTTCACTTCGGGTACTGAGCAGGTGGACGGTGAAAGCCGGATGATATGGCAAAACACGCGCGGTGCTGAAATGCGCGGACAAGTGGGAAGGCGTATCGGGTTTTATACCTACTTAACGGAGAACCAAGTAAAAGCCCCCTTGTATTTAGCTGACCGTACCCGTGCCGAAGGGGTGTTTCCGGGTGCAGGGCTTACCAAGCCTTATAAAACGGATACCAACACGTTTGATTTTTTTGAGGCCCGCGGCTACGTTACGTTTGATATTACCAAGTTGATTAATTTCCAATTCGGGCACGACCGTAATTTTATCGGCAACGGAGCACGCTCATTGGTGTTGAGCGATTTCTCTAAAGAAAACCTGTTTTTAAAGATAAAAACTAACGTGTGGCGCATTAACTACACCAACTTGTTTATGCAGTTAAACGCCTTCAATACCACGCTGGCAAAACGTGATAAGCGCGATAAATTTATGAGTTTTCACCATTTGAGTGTAAACCTTGGTCGCCGTTGGAACGTGGGAATTTTTGAGAGCATTGTGTTTAGCAGGGGCGATAGTGCCACAGGTAACGGACGTTTTGACTATAATTACCTGAACCCGATTATTTTTTACCGCGCTATTGAGCAATCAACAGGCGGGGTGAGCAGTGATAATGCGTTGTTGGGTTTTGATGTGAAGTTTAATGCCACCCGCAGTCTTAGCTTTTACAGCCAAGTAATATTGGACGAGTTGCACATCAAACAATTGCGCAGTAATCCGGGTTCATGGGTGAATAAATTCGGGGTGCAGGCAGGGATGAAATACATCAACGCCTTTACTATACCCCACCTTGATATTCAGTTAGAGGCTAATAGTGTACGCCCTTATACGTATCAGCATTTTAATACCGCGCAAACCTATACCAATATGGGCACGCCGTTGGCGCACCCGCTAGGGGCAAACTTTAATGAGGTGTTGGCCATTGTGCGCTACCAGCCTGCCAACCGCATTAATGTTACTGCCCGTGCTATTTATGCCAAATACGGCAAAGACAGTGCAGGAAGAAATTTTGGGGGTGATGTGGGCAAAAATTACGATACCCGCTATAGCGATGAGAACAATACCATTGGGCAGGGGGTAGGCAACACCCTTTTGTGGGGTGAGTTGACGGCCAGTTATATGCCCGCCCACAACCTGTTTTTTGATGTGCGCTACATTTATCGCAACGTAAGCAGTGATATTGCTGCACAAAGTACTACCAGCAGTATGCTGATGGTGGGAATGCGATTAAACTTTGGGTTGAGGGGATTTGAGTTTTAA
- a CDS encoding nitroreductase has protein sequence MNKQDITELIKSRRSIFPRQYSGEKIADEIVAEMLETANWAPTHKYTEPWRFKVFRGEALEKLVGFQKQLYIANTPAEEIKDAKLKVFDETPLQTSHIIAIVMHRNPIVPEMEEIASVAMAVQNLWLTVSAYGYGGYWSTGNGTFSAAMHQWLQLDENHQLMGFFYIGVPAEPLQQGRRRPMDEKVQWM, from the coding sequence ATGAATAAACAAGATATTACTGAATTGATTAAGAGCAGGCGCAGCATATTTCCGCGCCAATATAGCGGCGAAAAAATTGCTGACGAAATTGTAGCCGAAATGCTGGAAACGGCCAATTGGGCACCCACCCATAAGTATACTGAACCGTGGAGGTTTAAGGTATTCAGAGGTGAGGCGCTGGAAAAACTGGTAGGATTTCAAAAACAGTTGTACATAGCAAACACACCCGCAGAGGAAATAAAGGATGCCAAACTGAAAGTGTTTGACGAAACCCCGTTGCAAACCAGCCACATTATTGCTATTGTAATGCACCGCAACCCCATAGTACCAGAAATGGAGGAGATTGCCAGCGTGGCAATGGCAGTACAAAACCTATGGCTCACAGTTTCAGCATATGGATATGGCGGGTATTGGAGTACCGGAAACGGCACGTTTAGCGCTGCTATGCACCAATGGCTACAATTGGACGAAAACCACCAACTGATGGGTTTTTTCTACATCGGTGTTCCTGCCGAGCCTTTGCAACAAGGTCGTCGTCGCCCTATGGATGAGAAGGTGCAATGGATGTAA
- a CDS encoding Crp/Fnr family transcriptional regulator encodes MHPLLEAGLSRHIQLTDEEKELLWQAVTLRKYRKRQYVLQAGDVCRYENFVVSGCLRAYYIDDAGTEHIIMFAVEDWWTSDLLSFLTQTPSKLNIDALEDSEVLQIEHSALEALYLKIPKLERFFRIMMQNAYIAQQQRILFNISKTAKERYLYFIEKYPKLEQRLPQHQIAAYLGITPEFLSQIRKQLSEG; translated from the coding sequence ATGCACCCACTGCTCGAAGCAGGTCTTAGCCGACATATACAGCTTACCGATGAAGAAAAAGAATTGCTGTGGCAAGCTGTAACCTTACGCAAGTACAGAAAACGGCAATACGTGCTGCAAGCCGGTGATGTTTGCCGTTACGAAAACTTTGTGGTAAGCGGTTGTTTAAGGGCTTATTATATAGACGATGCTGGCACGGAACATATTATCATGTTTGCTGTTGAAGACTGGTGGACATCTGACTTGTTGAGCTTTTTAACCCAAACGCCCTCTAAACTGAATATTGACGCACTGGAAGATTCAGAAGTGTTGCAAATAGAACATTCAGCGCTTGAAGCCTTGTACCTTAAAATACCCAAACTGGAACGGTTTTTCAGGATAATGATGCAAAACGCATACATAGCCCAGCAACAGCGGATTTTGTTCAATATCAGCAAAACCGCTAAAGAACGTTACCTGTACTTTATTGAAAAATACCCCAAATTGGAGCAACGCCTGCCCCAACATCAAATAGCGGCCTACTTGGGTATCACCCCTGAGTTTTTGAGCCAGATACGAAAACAATTGAGCGAAGGATAA